A region of Rhodamnia argentea isolate NSW1041297 chromosome 9, ASM2092103v1, whole genome shotgun sequence DNA encodes the following proteins:
- the LOC115755386 gene encoding pentatricopeptide repeat-containing protein At3g57430, chloroplastic — protein MSSIPAPIPTRPLSASSPIIPPHHPSHVSPPPAPSDTFPISSASLLPPPPPHPLLSTPPRSSWIESLRFQARSNLFREAISTYVDMMALPGIPPDQFAFPAVLKAVAGLQDLNLGRQIHAHAVKLGYEQSCVSVANTLLTMYDKCGDIGNVFKLFDRIPERDQVSWNSMLAALCRDEEWVLALDCFRSMVSENLEPSSFTLVSLAHACSNLPQGDSVLKLGKQVHAYSLRKGDRKTFTNNSLMAMYSKLGRVGDSKVLFESFEDRDLISWNTIISSLAQNECFMEALMLLVRMVHDGISPDGVTIASVLPTCTQLQLLNAGREIHAYALRNEALIGNSFVGSALVDMYCNCRQIESGRRVFDSLSDRQIGLWNAMLAGYAQNEQDHKALMLFLEMEAVWGLSSNATTIASILPACARCKAFSVKESIHGHVIKKGLQGDMYVQNALMDMYARMGKIGISRIIFDSMEVRDLVSWNTIITASVISECHESALALLMRMQSRGKDASKEEDMYNEENVHFWKPNSVTLMTVLPGCASLAAILKGKEIHGYANRNSLALDVAVGSALVDMYAKCGCLYLSRRMFDQMPVRNIITWNVIIMAYGMHGKGEEALRLFNNMVEEGANGEGVMPNEVTFIAIFAACSHSGMVEEGMQLFYSMKSEYGVEPLPDHYACVVDLLGRAGQVAEAFRLIDSIPSEFDRTGAWSSLLGACRIHQNLEVGENAAMNLLELEPDVASHYVLLSNIYSSAGLWDKAMDVRQKMKERGVRKEPGCSWIEFGDEVHKFIAGESSHPQSQELHRFLETLSDRMRKEGYVPDTSCVLHNVNEEEKEALLCGHSEKLAIAFGILNTPPGMTIRVAKNLRVCNDCHAATKFISKIEDREIILRDVRRFHHFSDGKCSCGDYW, from the coding sequence ATGTCCTCCATTCCCGCTCCCATTCCTACTCGCCCACTCTCTGCCTCCTCTCCCATCATCCCACCCCACCACCCTTCCCACGTCTCTCCTCCGCCGGCACCCAGCGACACCTTCCCCATCTcctctgcttctcttcttcctcctcctcctccgcacCCTTTGCTTTCCACCCCTCCTCGCTCTTCATGGATCGAATCCCTCCGCTTCCAAGCCAGATCAAATCTTTTCCGAGAAGCCATCTCCACCTACGTGGATATGATGGCTCTTCCCGGTATCCCTCCCGACCAATTCGCTTTCCCTGCTGTCCTCAAGGCCGTCGCGGGCCTCCAGGACCTCAATCTTGGGAGGCAGATTCACGCCCATGCTGTTAAACTTGGGTACGAGCAATCTTGTGTTTCCGTTGCCAATACCCTGTTGACCATGTATGACAAGTGCGGCGACATCGGAAACGTCTTTAAGCTGTTCGACAGAATACCTGAGAGGGACCAAGTTTCTTGGAACTCCATGCTCGCCGCACTCTGTCGGGATGAGGAGTGGGTTCTTGCGTTGGATTGCTTTCGTTCGATGGTGTCGGAAAATTTGGAGCCCAGCTCCTTCACTTTGGTGAGTCTGGCCCATGCATGCTCAAACTTGCCGCAAGGGGATAGTGTCTTGAAGCTCGGGAAGCAGGTTCACGCTTATAGTTTGAGGAAAGGGGATCGGAAAACGTTTACCAACAACTCTTTGATGGCCATGTATTCAAAGTTGGGAAGGGTGGGCGACTCAAAGGTTTTGTTTGAGTCGTTTGAAGACCGTGATTTGATTTCGTGGAACACCATCATAAGCTCGCTCGCCCAAAATGAATGCTTCATGGAAGCTTTGATGCTCTTAGTTCGCATGGTCCATGACGGAATCAGTCCTGATGGAGTAACGATAGCTAGTGTTCTTCCGACTTGTACCCAATTGCAGCTGTTAAATGCGGGGAGGGAAATACATGCTTATGCCTTGAGGAATGAGGCCTTGATTGGGAATTCTTTTGTGGGCAGTGCTTTAGTTGACATGTACTGCAACTGCAGGCAGATTGAAAGTGGTCGTCGAGTTTTTGACAGTTTATCTGATCGGCAAATTGGGCTTTGGAATGCTATGCTTGCTGGTTATGCACAAAATGAACAGGATCACAAGGCTTTGATGCTCTTCCTAGAGATGGAAGCGGTTTGGGGGCTTAGTTCAAATGCTACCACCATCGCAAGCATCTTGCCTGCTTGTGCACGCTGCAAAGCCTTCTCCGTCAAAGAGAGCATTCATGGGCATGTTATAAAGAAGGGTTTGCAAGGCGATATGTATGTGCAAAATGCACTCATGGATATGTATGCCAGAATGGGGAAAATAGGAATTTCTAGAATTATCTTCGACAGCATGGAAGTCAGAGATTTAGTTTCTTGGAACACAATAATAACTGCATCTGTTATTTCTGAATGCCACGAAAGTGCACTTGCTTTGTTGATGAGAATGCAGAGTAGGGGGAAAGATGCTAGCAAGGAGGAGGATATGTACAATGAGGAAAATGTACATTTTTGGAAACCCAACTCGGTCACCCTAATGACGGTGCTTCCAGGTTGTGCTTCACTAGCTGCTATTCTGAAGGGAAAGGAGATCCATGGTTATGCGAACAGAAATTCATTAGCACTAGATGTTGCAGTGGGAAGTGCATTAGTAGATATGTATGCAAAATGTGGCTGCTTGTACTTATCAAGAAGAATGTTTGATCAAATGCCGGTTAGAAACATAATCACCTGGAATGTCATTATAATGGCCTATGGCATGCATGGAAAGGGTGAGGAAGCATTGCGATTATTCAACAATATGGTGGAGGAAGGAGCTAATGGTGAAGGGGTGATGCCCAATGAAGTCACCTTCATTGCCATATTTGCTGCATGTAGTCACTCTGGAATGGTTGAAGAGGGAATGCAATTGTTTTACAGTATGAAAAGTGAATATGGAGTGGAACCATTGCCAGATCATTATGCTTGTGTTGTCGATTTACTTGGTCGAGCAGGTCAAGTGGCTGAAGCATTTCGGTTGATTGATTCCATACCCTCTGAATTTGACAGAACGGGCGCCTGGAGCAGCTTGCTTGGTGCTTGTCGAATTCATCAAAATCTTGAGGTTGGGGAAAATGCGGCTATGAATCTCCTTGAGTTGGAGCCTGATGTGGCTAGCCATTATGTGCTACTGTCGAACATTTATTCTTCTGCAGGACTTTGGGACAAGGCAATGGATGTCAGGCAGAAGATGAAGGAAAGGGGAGTAAGAAAAGAACCTGGGTGCAGTTGGATTGAGTTTGGGGATGAGGTTCACAAGTTCATAGCAGGGGAATCATCACATCCGCAAAGTCAGGAGCTTCACCGATTCTTAGAGACGTTATCCGATAGAATGAGGAAAGAAGGATACGTGCCTGATACTTCCTGTGTTCTGCACAACGTCAacgaagaggaaaaagaggCCTTACTTTGTGGACACAGCGAGAAGCTTGCTATAGCTTTCGGTATCCTTAACACTCCTCCGGGGATGACCATCAGAGTTGCCAAGAACCTCAGAGTTTGCAACGACTGTCATGCGGCTACCAAGTTTATCTCCAAGATAGAGGACAGGGAGATCATTTTGAGGGATGTGAGGAGATTCCATCATTTCAGTGATGGGAAATGTTCTTGCGGTGACTACTGGTGA
- the LOC115755387 gene encoding LOW QUALITY PROTEIN: uncharacterized protein LOC115755387 (The sequence of the model RefSeq protein was modified relative to this genomic sequence to represent the inferred CDS: deleted 1 base in 1 codon) translates to MPQELPGFYFDAEKNRYFPIKGPIPGSKSKPSSSGASSISSSTPTQCRPVLSRTSVLLETRELNGNPLWLKHAKCKFQDEFLKIHASRPQVWAFHKTDKMADGALEQMRLRITTPEGQTAMVGLLAGGRNGSLSFCEVGKVGQHFDYGVKCMPEHVWPLKREHEECKVPVHLWRSPTVQFSSDVSCIKMPGKRSITVDGDPIQHALYPLLVWMCCILWSQLHDISPLAHLKLYNHYILFSLLHFHSGVWHLSRMITTLGSERSGGSVHTLNLAEPFDFPLRTSIIRQRLHDVASLHCTIWTADCSFNGSQAIVGTNLGAALVNLENGVVSWVCRGKSDVLALQFDQSGNLALCGFRNGAIVTVDVRENQGVSSSRLISHQIPSSPSERLRGHSQKQWFKLSGKIYPTDTTYMPKSICSLVSLRLYDQYFLASSMDGSINLYDHRQIKKGPVQSYEGHVNSHTRTQLGTDPSEKFLLSGGEDCYMRLWKIKSGKLLFEDKFSTSVPLVTCCQSTERYPIEVDGRQNYMGYSHGQHESWGSWLGSRDGLYYAQWY, encoded by the exons ATGCCACAAG AGCTTCCGGGGTTCTACTTCGATGCGGAGAAGAACAGGTACTTCCCCATCAAAGGCCCCATTCCTGGCTCCAAATCAAAACCCTCCAGCTCCGGCGCCAGCTCCATCTCCAGCTCCACCCCCACTCAG TGTCGACCCGTCTTGAGCCGAACATCCGTTCTTCTCGAGACGAGGGAGTTGAATGGCAATCCTTTATGGTTGAAGCATGCCAAGTGTAAATTCCAGGACGAGTTCCTCAAGATTCACGCTTCCCGTCCTCAG GTGTGGGCATTTCACAAGACAGATAAGATGGCTGATGGTGCTTTGGAACAGATGCGTCTCCGTATAACAACACCAGAGGGTCAAACTGCAATGGTTGGCCTGCTGGCTGGGGGCAGAAATGGCTCTTTGAG TTTTTGTGAAGTTGGAAAAGTTGGCCAACATTTTGATTATGGGGTAAAATGCATGCCAGAACATGTGTGGCCTCTCAAAAGAGAACATGAGGAGTGCAAAGTACCTGTTCATCTTTGGAGGTCTCCAACAGTGCAATTTTCTTCAGATGTCTCCTGCATTAAAATGCCAGGAAAGCGATCCATTACAGTTGATGGCGATCCAATTCAACATGCACTGTATCCTTTACTCGTTTGGATGTGCTGTATTCTTTGGTCACAATTACATGATATTTCGCCTCTTGCCCACCTCAAGCTATATAATCATTACatacttttttctttgcttcacttTCACTCTGGTGTTTGGCACCTCTCCAGAAT GATAACTACTTTAGGTTCAGAGAGG TCTGGTGGTTCTGTTCATACTCTTAATCTAGCTGAACCTTTTGATTTTCCTCTACGTACATCAATTATAAGGCAGAGGCTGCATGATGTTGCTTCTTTGCATTGTACCATATGGACAGCAGATTGCTCTTTTAATGGCAGTCAAGCAATTGTTg GCACAAATTTGGGAGCTGCTTTGGTCAATTTGGAAAATGGGGTGGTGTCTTGGGTGTGTCGTGGGAAAAGTGATGTTCTCGCACTGCAATTTGACCAATCG GGAAATCTCGCATTGTGTGGATTCAGAAATGGGGCTATTGTTACAGTTGATGTCCGAGAAAACCAAGGGGTGTCTTCTTCTAGGCTGATTAGTCATCAGAtaccttcttctccttcagaAAGACTTCGTGGGCATTCTCAAAAGCAGTGGTTTAAG CTCTCTGGAAAAATATATCCAACCGATACAACTTATATGCCTAAGTCTATTTGCAG TTTGGTGTCACTCCGGTTGTACGACCAATACTTCTTGGCGAGTTCTATGGATGGCTCG ATCAATCTGTATGATCATCGCCAAATTAAAAAAGGGCCTGTGCAGTCCTATGAAGGGCATGTGAATTCCCATACGCGTACACAGCTTGGGACGGACCCATCAGAGAAATTTCTGTTGTCAG GTGGAGAGGACTGCTATATGCGGCTCTGGAAGATCAAGTCTGGGAAACTTCTGTTTGAGGATAAATTTTCAACTTCTGTCCCCTTAGTTACATGCTGCCAGTCAACTGAAA GATATCCAATCGAGGTGGATGGCAGACAAAACTATATGGGATACTCACATGGGCAGCATGAGAGCTGGGGGTCGTGGCTTGGGTCACGGGATGGGTTATACTACGCGCAATGGTACTGA
- the LOC115755388 gene encoding protein PLASTID TRANSCRIPTIONALLY ACTIVE 14 isoform X1, whose protein sequence is MTLSVPLPQPNHFFNSSIEQRKRLPGGIPPARPGYHLDRDRRASNVGPITAAPSLVDSPSSFPLFQRPPTQESLSELEPADPDFYKIGYVRSMRAYGIEFKEGPDGFGVYASKDVEPLRRARVIMEIPLELMLTIRQKPPWMFFPDIIPIGHPIFDIINSTDPETEWDLRMACLLLYAFDKQDNFWQLYGDFLPSADECTSLLLATEGDLSELQDPTLATTMKQQQGRVLDFWGKHWHNGAPLKIKRLARDPEKFTWAVSVAQTRSIGMQIRIGALVQESNMLIPYADMLNHSFQPNCFLHWRFKDHMLEVMINAGQRIRKGDEMTLNYLGSQKNNIFMQRYGFSSPENPWDVIEFSGNARIHLDSFLSVFNISGLPDEYYHKSPDHLPNVGGTFMDGAVLAAARALPTWSDRDLPALPSMERKAAKELQEECQQMLVQFPTTLEQDQEILDSMPQSRTFEAAIKYRLHRKLYIQKVIQALDMYQELLLY, encoded by the exons ATGACGCTCTCTGTTCCTCTCCCCCAGCCAAACCACTTCTTCAACTCTTCCATTGAACAG CGGAAGCGTTTGCCTGGGGGTATACCACCGGCAAGACCCGGATATCACCTGGACCGCGACCGGCGAGCGTCCAACGTTGGACCCATAACAGCAGCTCCTTCACTGGTGGACTCACCTTCTTCATTCCCCCTCTTTCAGCGTCCCCCTACCCAAGAATCTCTCTCTGAG CTCGAACCAGCAGACCCTGATTTTTACAAGATTGGATATGTTCGAAGTATGCGAGCTTATGGAATAGAATTTAAGGAAGGGCCTGATGGATTTGGAGTCTATGCTTCCAAAGATGTTGAGCCACTGCGCCGTGCTAGG GTAATCATGGAAATTCCTCTGGAGCTAATGTTAACCATTAGACAAAAGCCCCCCTGGATGTTCTTCCCGGATATAATACCAATAGGTCATCCcatttttgatattattaacTCAACCGATCCAGAG ACGGAATGGGACCTGAGAATGGCATGTCTTCTTCTATATGCATTTGATAAGCAGGACAACTTCTGGCAGTTATATGGGGACTTTTTACCAAGTGCAGATGAGTGCACTAGCTTGCTTCTAGCAACAGag GGGGATCTTTCGGAGCTACAGGATCCAACCCTTGCTACAACCATGAAACAACAGCAAGGGCGTGTCTTGGACTTTTGGGGAAAACATTGG CATAATGGTGCACCGCTCAAAATTAAGCGTCTCGCTCGGGATCCTGAGAAATTCACTTGGGCAGTGAGTGTGGCACAGACACGAAGTATTGGCATGCAAATAAGGATAGGTGCTCTTGTTCAGGAATCTAATATGCTAATTCCTTATGCTG ACATGCTCAATCATTCTTTCCAACCAAATTGTTTTCTACATTGGCGCTTTAAGGATCACATGCTTGAGGTGATGATCAATGCTGGACAAAGGATAAGAAAGGGAGATGAG ATGACACTCAATTACCTTGGTAGCCAGAAGAATAACATTTTCATGCAAAGATACGGCTTTTCATCACCAGAG AATCCTTGGGATGTTATCGAGTTCTCTGGAAATGCTCGCATTCATTTGGATTCCTTCCTGTCTGTCTTTAACATATCTGGCCTTCCTGATGAGTATTACCATAAGA GTCCAGATCATCTACCCAATGTTGGAGGCACTTTCATGGATGGAGCTGTTCTTGCAGCTGCAAGAGCATTACCCACTTGGTCAGATAGAGATCTGCCTGCACTGCCCAGCATGGAAAGAAAGGCAGCAAAAGAATTGCAAGAAGAATGCCAACAGATGCTTGTGCAGTTCCCTACAACATTGGAGCAAGACCAGGAAATACTAG ATTCCATGCCACAGAGTAGGACATTCGAAGCTGCAATCAA GTATAGGCTTCATCGGAAGCTGTACATACAAAAGGTCATCCAGGCATTGGATATGTATCAAGAGCTTCTATTGTATTAG
- the LOC115755388 gene encoding protein PLASTID TRANSCRIPTIONALLY ACTIVE 14 isoform X2, producing MTLSVPLPQPNHFFNSSIEQRKRLPGGIPPARPGYHLDRDRRASNVGPITAAPSLVDSPSSFPLFQRPPTQESLSEVIMEIPLELMLTIRQKPPWMFFPDIIPIGHPIFDIINSTDPETEWDLRMACLLLYAFDKQDNFWQLYGDFLPSADECTSLLLATEGDLSELQDPTLATTMKQQQGRVLDFWGKHWHNGAPLKIKRLARDPEKFTWAVSVAQTRSIGMQIRIGALVQESNMLIPYADMLNHSFQPNCFLHWRFKDHMLEVMINAGQRIRKGDEMTLNYLGSQKNNIFMQRYGFSSPENPWDVIEFSGNARIHLDSFLSVFNISGLPDEYYHKSPDHLPNVGGTFMDGAVLAAARALPTWSDRDLPALPSMERKAAKELQEECQQMLVQFPTTLEQDQEILDSMPQSRTFEAAIKYRLHRKLYIQKVIQALDMYQELLLY from the exons ATGACGCTCTCTGTTCCTCTCCCCCAGCCAAACCACTTCTTCAACTCTTCCATTGAACAG CGGAAGCGTTTGCCTGGGGGTATACCACCGGCAAGACCCGGATATCACCTGGACCGCGACCGGCGAGCGTCCAACGTTGGACCCATAACAGCAGCTCCTTCACTGGTGGACTCACCTTCTTCATTCCCCCTCTTTCAGCGTCCCCCTACCCAAGAATCTCTCTCTGAG GTAATCATGGAAATTCCTCTGGAGCTAATGTTAACCATTAGACAAAAGCCCCCCTGGATGTTCTTCCCGGATATAATACCAATAGGTCATCCcatttttgatattattaacTCAACCGATCCAGAG ACGGAATGGGACCTGAGAATGGCATGTCTTCTTCTATATGCATTTGATAAGCAGGACAACTTCTGGCAGTTATATGGGGACTTTTTACCAAGTGCAGATGAGTGCACTAGCTTGCTTCTAGCAACAGag GGGGATCTTTCGGAGCTACAGGATCCAACCCTTGCTACAACCATGAAACAACAGCAAGGGCGTGTCTTGGACTTTTGGGGAAAACATTGG CATAATGGTGCACCGCTCAAAATTAAGCGTCTCGCTCGGGATCCTGAGAAATTCACTTGGGCAGTGAGTGTGGCACAGACACGAAGTATTGGCATGCAAATAAGGATAGGTGCTCTTGTTCAGGAATCTAATATGCTAATTCCTTATGCTG ACATGCTCAATCATTCTTTCCAACCAAATTGTTTTCTACATTGGCGCTTTAAGGATCACATGCTTGAGGTGATGATCAATGCTGGACAAAGGATAAGAAAGGGAGATGAG ATGACACTCAATTACCTTGGTAGCCAGAAGAATAACATTTTCATGCAAAGATACGGCTTTTCATCACCAGAG AATCCTTGGGATGTTATCGAGTTCTCTGGAAATGCTCGCATTCATTTGGATTCCTTCCTGTCTGTCTTTAACATATCTGGCCTTCCTGATGAGTATTACCATAAGA GTCCAGATCATCTACCCAATGTTGGAGGCACTTTCATGGATGGAGCTGTTCTTGCAGCTGCAAGAGCATTACCCACTTGGTCAGATAGAGATCTGCCTGCACTGCCCAGCATGGAAAGAAAGGCAGCAAAAGAATTGCAAGAAGAATGCCAACAGATGCTTGTGCAGTTCCCTACAACATTGGAGCAAGACCAGGAAATACTAG ATTCCATGCCACAGAGTAGGACATTCGAAGCTGCAATCAA GTATAGGCTTCATCGGAAGCTGTACATACAAAAGGTCATCCAGGCATTGGATATGTATCAAGAGCTTCTATTGTATTAG